A section of the Bacillus sp. HSf4 genome encodes:
- a CDS encoding ABC transporter ATP-binding protein, giving the protein MEQEAKKQTLMNRFFYTSDQIIEKPFNWAQMWRLLKYLKPYRKNLLPLSFLTVIIGAAIRLTVPILIGVYALDQAIAGKDMNLLVTLIIVISIMYLANYIANVLRIRWMNKLGQHVIYDLRQHLFTHVQRLSHRFFDERSAGSILVRIMNDINSLQELFTSGVINLLMDILLLLGIIVILFSLSPELTIAIMVTLPVMFFISTNLRRKIRRSWQKVRLKQSKLNSHLNESIQGIRVTQAFTQEKENMMYFAGVNGENYEAWKEATKKNATFRPLVEMTNAVGTAILIWYGSTLIINETITIGVFVSFAFYLGMFWEPISRLGQVYNQLLMGMASSERIFEFLDEKPVVADKENAVNIKELKGRIEFDEVEFSYDGKRKALNKVSFEVPAGTSLALVGHTGSGKTTIASLISRFYDATGGTVKVDGIPITDISLADLRSQISIVLQDTFIFSGTILENIRFGRPNATDEEVVAAAKAVGADSFISALPNGYATEVEERGNILSAGERQLISFARALLADPRILILDEATASIDTETEVKIQTALKTLLHGRTAIMIAHRLSTIRDADQIIVLDHGKKMEEGSHVQLMEKRGIYYGLIKKQSSR; this is encoded by the coding sequence ATGGAACAGGAAGCCAAAAAACAAACATTGATGAACCGGTTTTTTTACACCTCAGACCAAATCATTGAAAAGCCGTTTAACTGGGCGCAAATGTGGCGGCTGCTCAAATATTTAAAGCCGTATCGGAAAAATTTGCTGCCGCTGTCCTTTTTAACGGTGATCATCGGTGCGGCCATCCGGCTGACGGTGCCGATATTGATCGGGGTGTATGCGCTTGATCAAGCCATCGCGGGAAAAGATATGAACCTTTTGGTCACATTAATCATCGTGATCAGCATCATGTATTTGGCAAATTACATTGCGAACGTCTTGAGGATCCGCTGGATGAACAAGCTTGGACAGCATGTGATCTACGATTTAAGGCAGCATTTGTTTACGCATGTCCAGCGCCTGTCACACCGGTTTTTTGACGAACGTTCGGCGGGTTCGATTCTCGTCCGCATTATGAATGATATCAATTCTCTGCAGGAGCTGTTTACGAGCGGAGTCATCAATTTGCTGATGGATATCCTTTTGCTTTTGGGGATTATTGTGATTCTGTTTTCGCTCAGCCCGGAATTGACCATCGCGATCATGGTCACATTGCCTGTCATGTTCTTTATTTCTACCAATCTTCGAAGAAAAATCCGCCGTTCATGGCAAAAAGTCCGTCTGAAGCAGTCGAAACTGAACTCCCATTTGAATGAAAGCATTCAGGGCATAAGGGTGACGCAAGCGTTTACCCAGGAAAAAGAAAACATGATGTATTTTGCAGGTGTCAATGGCGAGAACTATGAAGCGTGGAAAGAAGCGACGAAAAAAAATGCGACATTTCGTCCGCTGGTGGAAATGACAAACGCTGTCGGCACAGCCATTTTAATATGGTACGGCTCTACATTGATCATCAATGAGACGATCACGATCGGTGTTTTTGTATCCTTCGCTTTTTACCTCGGGATGTTTTGGGAGCCGATTTCAAGGCTTGGCCAGGTCTATAATCAGCTCCTGATGGGGATGGCTTCATCTGAACGAATCTTTGAATTTCTTGATGAAAAGCCGGTTGTTGCCGATAAAGAAAATGCGGTCAACATCAAAGAATTAAAAGGCCGGATTGAATTTGACGAGGTTGAATTTTCTTACGACGGGAAGCGGAAAGCGCTCAACAAGGTTTCGTTTGAGGTTCCGGCGGGGACATCGCTTGCGCTTGTCGGACATACGGGATCCGGCAAGACGACGATTGCGAGCCTGATCAGCCGCTTTTATGACGCGACAGGCGGAACGGTGAAAGTCGACGGAATTCCGATTACCGATATCTCGCTTGCCGATCTCCGTTCGCAAATCAGCATCGTCCTTCAGGATACATTTATTTTCTCAGGAACGATTTTGGAAAATATCCGCTTCGGGCGCCCGAACGCAACAGATGAAGAAGTCGTCGCAGCGGCTAAAGCCGTCGGTGCCGATTCTTTCATTTCAGCGCTCCCGAACGGCTATGCCACAGAGGTGGAGGAGCGCGGCAACATTTTATCAGCGGGGGAACGCCAGCTGATTTCGTTTGCAAGGGCGCTGTTGGCTGATCCGCGCATTCTGATCCTTGACGAAGCAACGGCAAGCATTGACACGGAGACGGAAGTCAAGATTCAGACTGCGCTTAAAACACTGCTTCACGGCCGCACGGCCATTATGATCGCCCACAGACTTTCGACGATTAGGGATGCCGATCAAATCATCGTCTTGGATCACGGCAAAAAGATGGAGGAAGGCAGTCATGTGCAGCTAATGGAGAAGCGCGGGATCTATTACGGCTTGATCAAGAAGCAGTCAAGCCGCTGA
- a CDS encoding Yip1 family protein encodes METNLEKHAVTKPSIFGVMTSPGVQFERIREKPSIWGPLFLVLVLTVIGAVLTAFGINYDAVLKETGLQSADELQIAKSLAIGLAIFGTIIFVLATIFIAPLIYWLCVKISGGETTYPKMLSMTLFMTFISSIGTLINGIFVYATHSSTAYNVTSLASLIPADQPLVNVLNLFEVFSIWSYVLLAIGLEKAGGISKKAAWISTAVLFGIVLLFSFLSGLLGAAGA; translated from the coding sequence ATGGAAACAAATTTAGAAAAACATGCAGTCACAAAACCCTCTATATTTGGGGTGATGACAAGTCCAGGCGTGCAGTTTGAAAGAATCAGAGAAAAGCCCTCTATATGGGGGCCGCTGTTTTTGGTGCTCGTTTTAACTGTGATCGGCGCTGTATTAACGGCGTTTGGAATCAATTATGACGCCGTATTGAAAGAGACAGGATTACAGTCCGCTGACGAACTGCAAATCGCCAAGTCGCTTGCCATCGGATTGGCGATATTTGGCACAATTATTTTTGTGCTCGCGACGATTTTTATTGCACCGCTGATTTATTGGCTCTGTGTGAAAATATCCGGCGGGGAAACGACATATCCAAAAATGCTGTCGATGACCCTGTTCATGACATTCATTTCAAGCATCGGCACGCTGATCAACGGAATTTTCGTGTATGCTACCCATTCGTCCACAGCGTATAATGTGACATCGCTTGCGAGCCTGATTCCGGCTGATCAGCCTCTTGTCAATGTATTGAATCTTTTTGAGGTTTTCTCCATTTGGAGTTATGTTCTTTTAGCCATCGGTCTTGAAAAGGCGGGCGGGATTTCTAAAAAAGCGGCATGGATCAGCACGGCTGTCTTATTCGGCATTGTGCTGTTGTTCTCGTTTTTATCCGGATTGTTAGGTGCGGCAGGTGCGTAA